In Dysidea avara chromosome 3, odDysAvar1.4, whole genome shotgun sequence, a single window of DNA contains:
- the LOC136249773 gene encoding uncharacterized protein DDB_G0286299-like isoform X3 — MAASNVTVEVQEYLDKHKINTLFEDLRTKLTKDLPSDPLSYLINALRAIQDKKKRVLSSRAPVGRVEVAGKSVKPVDRLVKSTDNVRPSSGQPTTTKRSALQSASSPSVSSRKPITPGTPATSKTTAGSTAKVTSRTPRVTPASPRTTLRTSKVTTTTPTSKSSTSTRPSTAPTTTATKSPRIAKTPSTSSTSKISKPSSAISKTSPTKPTKQANGATKRPSKPAAVATKQSSKETIDEFFGEKKKSSSQQVFVSEQEEMAELGKEKEQPIREDDTEATTAVADDSDDNKKAPADEKDICDLYEDMKKNKSGNKQPAIMRNEHLKTLQDMIVTEQVSGSHDNGDDSGSEVEEVVTLFEDTEVLKEDEGVESTSPVDGAKKTIKKQDSDIAAADAVQDDFESASQVASSQRNFPSWDASTSVTEQWSAVDSQKLAGNNDDDSTVITMTTTTTSEDEWAGLAQTRQPVDQSETESEVQVPQVPLTGKSWTPPAEESGDATAAQQWAT, encoded by the exons ATGGCAGCTTCAAATGTTACTGTTGAAGTGCAAGAGTATTTGgataaacacaaaattaatactcTCTTTGAG GATTTGAGAACTAAGTTGACAAAAGATCTTCCCAGCGACCCGTTGAGCTACTTGATAAATGCTTTACGCGCAATACAAGATAAGAAGAAAAGG GTGCTGTCTTCACGAGCACCAGTAGGACGCGTGGAAGTGGCGGGAAAATCAGTCAAGCCGGTGGACAGATTGGTAAAGTCAACCGATAATGTACGACCATCTTCAG GTCAACCTACAACGACCAAACGGTCAGCTCTGCAAAGTGCCAGTTCCCCATCCGTGAGCAGTCGTAAACCAATCACCCCTGGTACTCCTGCAACATCAAAAACTACTGCAGGATCAACAGCAAAGGTCACTTCGAGAACACCAAGGGTCACTCCAGCATCTCCCAGGACCACCCTAAGGACCTCAAAGGTCACCACTACTACACCAACTAGTAAGTCCTCCACATCTACTCGGCCATCTACTGCCCCAACCACCACTGCAACAAAATCCCCTCGAATTGCGAAAACGCCTTCTACTTCTTCAACTTCAAAGATCAGCAAGCCTTCCTCAGCAATCTCAAAGACCAGCCCAACAAAGCCTACAAAACAAGCTAATGGAGCTACAAAGCGTCCTTCAAAACCTGCTGCTGTTGCCACCAAACAGTCATCTAAGGAAACCATCGATGAGTTTTTTGGAGAGAAAAAGAAGTCTAGCTCCCAGCAAGTGTTTGTGTCAGAGCAAGAAGAAATGGCAGAACTTGGGAAAGAAAAAGAACAGCCAATACGTGAAGATGACACAGAGGCAACTACTGCAGTTGCTGATGATTCTGATGATAATAAGAAGGCTCCAGCTGATGAGAAGGATATCTGTGACTTGTATGAAGACATGAAGAAGAATAAGAGTGGTAACAA ACAACCTGCTATTATGAGGAATGAGCACTTAAAAACCCTACAAGACATGATTGTAACTGAACAGGTGTCTGGTAGTCATGACAATGGTGATGACAGTGGCAGTGAAGTTGAAGAAGTTGTTACTTTGTTTG AAGATACTGAAGTACTCAAGGAGGATGAAGGAGTGGAGAGCACTTCTCCGGTAGATGGTGCAAAGAAGACAATAAAGAAACAAG ATAGTGATATAGCAGCAGCCGATGCTGTTCAAGATGATTTCGAGAGTGCTTCACAGGTGGCCAGTAGTCAGAGAAACTTCCCATCCTGGGACGCCAGTACCAGTGTGACCGAGCAATGGAGTGCTGTGGACAGCCAAAAACTGGCAGG CAATAATGATGATGACAGTACTGTCATTACCATGACAACCACTACTACATCAGAAGATGAGTGGGCAGGACTTGCACAAACTCGTCAACCAGTGGATCAGAGTGAAACA GAGAGTGAAGTACAGGTGCCACAAGTTCCACTAACTGGAAAGAGCTGGACACCACCTGCAGAAGAGTCTGGTGATGCAACAGCTGCACAACAATGGGCTACATGA
- the LOC136249773 gene encoding uncharacterized protein DDB_G0286299-like isoform X2, with product MAASNVTVEVQEYLDKHKINTLFEDLRTKLTKDLPSDPLSYLINALRAIQDKKKRVLSSRAPVGRVEVAGKSVKPVDRLVKSTDNVRPSSGQPTTTKRSALQSASSPSVSSRKPITPGTPATSKTTAGSTAKVTSRTPRVTPASPRTTLRTSKVTTTTPTSKSSTSTRPSTAPTTTATKSPRIAKTPSTSSTSKISKPSSAISKTSPTKPTKQANGATKRPSKPAAVATKQSSKETIDEFFGEKKKSSSQQVFVSEQEEMAELGKEKEQPIREDDTEATTAVADDSDDNKKAPADEKDICDLYEDMKKNKSGNKQPAIMRNEHLKTLQDMIVTEQVSGSHDNGDDSGSEVEEVVTLFEDTEVLKEDEGVESTSPVDGAKKTIKKQGKQPTLICARCARAMADSDIAAADAVQDDFESASQVASSQRNFPSWDASTSVTEQWSAVDSQKLAGNNDDDSTVITMTTTTTSEDEWAGLAQTRQPVDQSETESEVQVPQVPLTGKSWTPPAEESGDATAAQQWAT from the exons ATGGCAGCTTCAAATGTTACTGTTGAAGTGCAAGAGTATTTGgataaacacaaaattaatactcTCTTTGAG GATTTGAGAACTAAGTTGACAAAAGATCTTCCCAGCGACCCGTTGAGCTACTTGATAAATGCTTTACGCGCAATACAAGATAAGAAGAAAAGG GTGCTGTCTTCACGAGCACCAGTAGGACGCGTGGAAGTGGCGGGAAAATCAGTCAAGCCGGTGGACAGATTGGTAAAGTCAACCGATAATGTACGACCATCTTCAG GTCAACCTACAACGACCAAACGGTCAGCTCTGCAAAGTGCCAGTTCCCCATCCGTGAGCAGTCGTAAACCAATCACCCCTGGTACTCCTGCAACATCAAAAACTACTGCAGGATCAACAGCAAAGGTCACTTCGAGAACACCAAGGGTCACTCCAGCATCTCCCAGGACCACCCTAAGGACCTCAAAGGTCACCACTACTACACCAACTAGTAAGTCCTCCACATCTACTCGGCCATCTACTGCCCCAACCACCACTGCAACAAAATCCCCTCGAATTGCGAAAACGCCTTCTACTTCTTCAACTTCAAAGATCAGCAAGCCTTCCTCAGCAATCTCAAAGACCAGCCCAACAAAGCCTACAAAACAAGCTAATGGAGCTACAAAGCGTCCTTCAAAACCTGCTGCTGTTGCCACCAAACAGTCATCTAAGGAAACCATCGATGAGTTTTTTGGAGAGAAAAAGAAGTCTAGCTCCCAGCAAGTGTTTGTGTCAGAGCAAGAAGAAATGGCAGAACTTGGGAAAGAAAAAGAACAGCCAATACGTGAAGATGACACAGAGGCAACTACTGCAGTTGCTGATGATTCTGATGATAATAAGAAGGCTCCAGCTGATGAGAAGGATATCTGTGACTTGTATGAAGACATGAAGAAGAATAAGAGTGGTAACAA ACAACCTGCTATTATGAGGAATGAGCACTTAAAAACCCTACAAGACATGATTGTAACTGAACAGGTGTCTGGTAGTCATGACAATGGTGATGACAGTGGCAGTGAAGTTGAAGAAGTTGTTACTTTGTTTG AAGATACTGAAGTACTCAAGGAGGATGAAGGAGTGGAGAGCACTTCTCCGGTAGATGGTGCAAAGAAGACAATAAAGAAACAA GGTAAGCAACCAACATTGATTTGTGCTCGTTGTGCAAG GGCCATGGCAGATAGTGATATAGCAGCAGCCGATGCTGTTCAAGATGATTTCGAGAGTGCTTCACAGGTGGCCAGTAGTCAGAGAAACTTCCCATCCTGGGACGCCAGTACCAGTGTGACCGAGCAATGGAGTGCTGTGGACAGCCAAAAACTGGCAGG CAATAATGATGATGACAGTACTGTCATTACCATGACAACCACTACTACATCAGAAGATGAGTGGGCAGGACTTGCACAAACTCGTCAACCAGTGGATCAGAGTGAAACA GAGAGTGAAGTACAGGTGCCACAAGTTCCACTAACTGGAAAGAGCTGGACACCACCTGCAGAAGAGTCTGGTGATGCAACAGCTGCACAACAATGGGCTACATGA
- the LOC136249773 gene encoding uncharacterized protein DDB_G0286299-like isoform X1, with the protein MAASNVTVEVQEYLDKHKINTLFEDLRTKLTKDLPSDPLSYLINALRAIQDKKKRVLSSRAPVGRVEVAGKSVKPVDRLVKSTDNVRPSSGQPTTTKRSALQSASSPSVSSRKPITPGTPATSKTTAGSTAKVTSRTPRVTPASPRTTLRTSKVTTTTPTSKSSTSTRPSTAPTTTATKSPRIAKTPSTSSTSKISKPSSAISKTSPTKPTKQANGATKRPSKPAAVATKQSSKETIDEFFGEKKKSSSQQVFVSEQEEMAELGKEKEQPIREDDTEATTAVADDSDDNKKAPADEKDICDLYEDMKKNKSGNKQPAIMRNEHLKTLQDMIVTEQVSGSHDNGDDSGSEVEEVVTLFEDTEVLKEDEGVESTSPVDGAKKTIKKQQGKQPTLICARCARAMADSDIAAADAVQDDFESASQVASSQRNFPSWDASTSVTEQWSAVDSQKLAGNNDDDSTVITMTTTTTSEDEWAGLAQTRQPVDQSETESEVQVPQVPLTGKSWTPPAEESGDATAAQQWAT; encoded by the exons ATGGCAGCTTCAAATGTTACTGTTGAAGTGCAAGAGTATTTGgataaacacaaaattaatactcTCTTTGAG GATTTGAGAACTAAGTTGACAAAAGATCTTCCCAGCGACCCGTTGAGCTACTTGATAAATGCTTTACGCGCAATACAAGATAAGAAGAAAAGG GTGCTGTCTTCACGAGCACCAGTAGGACGCGTGGAAGTGGCGGGAAAATCAGTCAAGCCGGTGGACAGATTGGTAAAGTCAACCGATAATGTACGACCATCTTCAG GTCAACCTACAACGACCAAACGGTCAGCTCTGCAAAGTGCCAGTTCCCCATCCGTGAGCAGTCGTAAACCAATCACCCCTGGTACTCCTGCAACATCAAAAACTACTGCAGGATCAACAGCAAAGGTCACTTCGAGAACACCAAGGGTCACTCCAGCATCTCCCAGGACCACCCTAAGGACCTCAAAGGTCACCACTACTACACCAACTAGTAAGTCCTCCACATCTACTCGGCCATCTACTGCCCCAACCACCACTGCAACAAAATCCCCTCGAATTGCGAAAACGCCTTCTACTTCTTCAACTTCAAAGATCAGCAAGCCTTCCTCAGCAATCTCAAAGACCAGCCCAACAAAGCCTACAAAACAAGCTAATGGAGCTACAAAGCGTCCTTCAAAACCTGCTGCTGTTGCCACCAAACAGTCATCTAAGGAAACCATCGATGAGTTTTTTGGAGAGAAAAAGAAGTCTAGCTCCCAGCAAGTGTTTGTGTCAGAGCAAGAAGAAATGGCAGAACTTGGGAAAGAAAAAGAACAGCCAATACGTGAAGATGACACAGAGGCAACTACTGCAGTTGCTGATGATTCTGATGATAATAAGAAGGCTCCAGCTGATGAGAAGGATATCTGTGACTTGTATGAAGACATGAAGAAGAATAAGAGTGGTAACAA ACAACCTGCTATTATGAGGAATGAGCACTTAAAAACCCTACAAGACATGATTGTAACTGAACAGGTGTCTGGTAGTCATGACAATGGTGATGACAGTGGCAGTGAAGTTGAAGAAGTTGTTACTTTGTTTG AAGATACTGAAGTACTCAAGGAGGATGAAGGAGTGGAGAGCACTTCTCCGGTAGATGGTGCAAAGAAGACAATAAAGAAACAA CAGGGTAAGCAACCAACATTGATTTGTGCTCGTTGTGCAAG GGCCATGGCAGATAGTGATATAGCAGCAGCCGATGCTGTTCAAGATGATTTCGAGAGTGCTTCACAGGTGGCCAGTAGTCAGAGAAACTTCCCATCCTGGGACGCCAGTACCAGTGTGACCGAGCAATGGAGTGCTGTGGACAGCCAAAAACTGGCAGG CAATAATGATGATGACAGTACTGTCATTACCATGACAACCACTACTACATCAGAAGATGAGTGGGCAGGACTTGCACAAACTCGTCAACCAGTGGATCAGAGTGAAACA GAGAGTGAAGTACAGGTGCCACAAGTTCCACTAACTGGAAAGAGCTGGACACCACCTGCAGAAGAGTCTGGTGATGCAACAGCTGCACAACAATGGGCTACATGA